A genomic region of Gemmatimonas sp. contains the following coding sequences:
- the glgC gene encoding glucose-1-phosphate adenylyltransferase, producing the protein MTPYSRGIIARSAMAYVLAGGRGSRLYELTDRRAKPAVYFGGKTRIIDFALSNAINSGIRRIGVATQYKAHSLIRHLQRGWNFLRPERNESFDILPASQRVSETQWYEGTADAVYQNLDIIEAYGPEYMVILAGDHIYKMDYELMLQQHVTQGADVTVGVLEVPRMEATGFGVMHVDAHDRIVHFLEKPADPPGIPGQPDLALASMGIYVFKTSFLADLLRRDARDTNSSHDFGKDLIPYVVANGKAVAHRFRDSCVKASRESEAYWRDAGTIDAYWEANIDLTSVLPGLDMYDHDWPIWTYAEITPPAKFVHAEEGRRGFALDSLVSGGCIVSGAGIFRSLLFTNVRVHSYAHLDGAVLQPDVDVGRGARLTNVVVDRGVQIPAGLVVGEDPTLDASRFRRTEKGIVLITQPMLDRLTP; encoded by the coding sequence ATGACGCCGTATTCCCGAGGAATCATTGCCCGCAGTGCCATGGCGTATGTGCTCGCCGGTGGTCGCGGATCCCGATTGTACGAACTCACCGATCGGCGGGCCAAGCCGGCGGTGTATTTCGGCGGCAAGACCCGCATCATCGACTTCGCGCTGTCGAATGCCATCAACTCGGGGATCCGGCGCATTGGCGTGGCCACCCAGTACAAGGCACACAGCCTTATCCGGCACCTGCAGCGCGGCTGGAACTTCCTGCGCCCGGAGCGCAACGAAAGCTTCGATATCCTGCCGGCCTCGCAGCGCGTGAGCGAGACGCAGTGGTACGAGGGCACCGCCGACGCGGTATACCAGAACCTCGACATCATCGAGGCGTACGGGCCCGAGTACATGGTCATCCTGGCGGGTGATCACATCTACAAGATGGACTACGAGCTCATGCTGCAGCAACATGTCACCCAGGGCGCGGACGTGACGGTGGGCGTGCTGGAGGTGCCGCGCATGGAAGCCACCGGCTTCGGGGTCATGCACGTGGATGCGCACGATCGCATCGTGCACTTCCTCGAGAAGCCGGCCGATCCGCCCGGCATACCGGGGCAGCCCGACCTGGCCCTCGCCAGCATGGGGATCTATGTCTTCAAGACGAGCTTCCTGGCCGATCTGCTGCGGCGCGATGCGCGCGACACGAATTCGTCGCACGACTTCGGCAAGGATCTCATTCCGTACGTCGTGGCGAACGGCAAGGCGGTGGCGCATCGCTTCCGTGACTCGTGCGTGAAGGCCAGTCGCGAAAGTGAGGCCTATTGGCGTGATGCGGGCACCATCGATGCGTACTGGGAAGCCAACATCGACCTGACCTCCGTGCTTCCCGGTCTCGACATGTACGACCACGACTGGCCCATCTGGACCTACGCGGAAATCACGCCGCCTGCCAAGTTCGTGCACGCCGAGGAGGGGCGCCGCGGCTTTGCGCTCGACTCGCTCGTGTCCGGCGGGTGCATCGTGTCGGGCGCCGGGATCTTCCGCTCGCTGCTCTTCACGAATGTGCGGGTGCATTCGTACGCGCACCTCGACGGGGCCGTCCTGCAACCCGATGTGGATGTGGGGCGCGGGGCGCGACTCACGAACGTTGTGGTGGATCGTGGGGTACAGATTCCCGCCGGTCTGGTCGTGGGCGAAGACCCCACGCTCGACGCCTCCCGGTTCCGCCGCACCGAGAAGGGGATCGTGCTGATTACGCAGCCGATGCTCGACCGGCTCACCCCCTGA